One genomic window of Procambarus clarkii isolate CNS0578487 chromosome 43, FALCON_Pclarkii_2.0, whole genome shotgun sequence includes the following:
- the LOC138349959 gene encoding glutamine-rich protein 2-like: protein MRREYTPHKCHLKNHQSIEIRFSDERRIDNKSAPSPTTSGTTVLRVQDYASSNTQASKQKKAERIIKTGKREHYPMVKGFSEKEFQWYAKCINQFLHDFEFHPHLGLLSLLSCDYCGFIREGCDYCGLIREGCDYCGLIREGCDYCGLILESCDYCGLILESCDYCGLIRESCDYCGLIREGCDYCGLILESCDYCGLIREGCDYCGLIREGSDYCGLILEGCDYCGLIREGCDYCGLILESCDYCGLILESCDYCGLIREGCDYCGLILESCDYCGLIREGCDYCGLIREGCDYCGLIRESCDYCGLTTQIPIYCWVKRGTSVSCPIIIQYNLVIRESCDYCGFIRESCDYCGLIREGCDYCGLIREGCDYCGLIREGCDYCGLIREGCDYCGLIREGCDYCGLIREGCDYCGLIREGCDYCGLIREGCDYCGLIREGCDYCGLIREGCDYCGLMREGCDYCGLIRESCDYCGLIREGCDYCGLIREGCDYCVLIRESCDYCSLIREGCDYCGLIREGCDYCGLIRESCEYCGFIRESCDYCGLIREGCDYCGLIREGCDYCGLIREGCDYCGLIRESCDYCSLIREGCDYCGLIREGCDYCGLIREGCDYCGLIRESCDYCGLTTQIPIYCWVKRGTR from the exons atgcgtcgtgagtatacgccccacaaatgccaccttaagaaccatcagtccatcgagatcaggttcagtgacgaaaggaggattgacaataaaagcgccCCCTCGCCCACaacgtcgggtaccacagttctacgggtgcaggattatgcctcctcaaacacccaggcgtcaaaacaaaagaaggccgaaagaataatcaaaacaggcaaaag GGAGCACTATCCCATGGTCAagggattttctgaaaaggagtttcagtggTATGCAAAGTGCATTAACCAGTTCCTTCACGACTttgaattccatccacacctggggcttttgagtctttta agttgtgactactgcggctTCATACGGGAGGGTTGTGACTACTGCGGCCTCATACGGGAGGGTTGTGACTACTGCGGCCTCATACGGGAGGGTTGTGACTACTGCGGCCTCATACTGGagagttgtgactactgcggccTCATACTGGagagttgtgactactgcggccTTATACGGGagagttgtgactactgcggccTCATACGGGAGGGTTGTGACTACTGCGGCCTCATACTGGagagttgtgactactgcggccTCATACGGGAGGGTTGTGACTACTGCGGCCTCATACGGGAGGGTTCTGACTACTGCGGCCTCATACTGGAGGGTTGTGACTACTGCGGCCTCATACGGGAGGGTTGTGACTACTGCGGCCTCATACTGGagagttgtgactactgcggccTCATACTGGagagttgtgactactgcggccTCATACGGGAGGGTTGTGACTACTGCGGCCTCATACTGGagagttgtgactactgcggccTCATACGGGAGGGTTGTGACTACTGCGGCCTCATACGGGAGGGTTGTGACTACTGCGGCCTCATACGGGagagttgtgactactgcggcctcacaacccagatacctatttactgttgggtgaagaGAGGCACAAG TGTTAGCTGCCCTATTATCATCCAATATAACTTGGTTATACGGGagagttgtgactactgcggctTCATACGGGagagttgtgactactgcggccTCATACGGGAGGGTTGTGACTACTGCGGCCTCATACGGGAGGGTTGTGACTACTGCGGCCTCATACGGGAGGGTTGTGACTACTGCGGCCTCATACGGGAGGGTTGTGACTACTGCGGCCTCATACGGGAGGGTTGTGACTACTGCGGCCTCATACGGGAGGGTTGTGACTACTGCGGCCTCATACGGGAGGGTTGTGACTACTGCGGCCTCATACGGGAGGGTTGTGACTACTGCGGCCTCATACGGGAGGGTTGTGACTACTGCGGCCTCATACGGGAGGGTTGTGACTACTGCGGCCTCATGCGGGAGGGTTGTGACTACTGCGGCCTCATACGGGagagttgtgactactgcggccTCATACGGGAGGGTTGTGACTACTGCGGCCTCATACGGGAGGGTTGTGACTACTGCGTCCTCATACGGGAGAGTTGTGACTACTGCAGCCTCATACGGGAGGGTTGTGACTACTGCGGCCTCATACGGGAGGGTTGTGACTACTGCGGCCTCATACGGGAGAGTTGTGAATACTGCGGCTTCATACGGGagagttgtgactactgcggccTCATACGGGAGGGTTGTGACTACTGCGGCCTCATACGGGAGGGTTGTGACTACTGCGGCCTCATACGGGAGGGTTGTGACTACTGCGGCCTCATACGGGAGAGTTGTGACTACTGCAGCCTCATACGGGAGGGTTGTGACTACTGCGGCCTCATACGGGAGGGTTGTGACTACTGCGGCCTCATACGGGAGGGTTGTGACTACTGCGGCCTCATACGGGagagttgtgactactgcggcctcacaacccagatacctatttactgttgggtgaagaGAGGCACAAGGTGA